The DNA region ATAGCTTTTCCTCCAGTGTCAAGTTATGACACATCATCAGGCAGGTATGCAGCGCAGCTTTAGGCCCTTACTCTTCCCAGGTTTTTAATTGTAGAGTGAAGCGGATACCATAGATACACGTGTATACATTTCAGTGACAgaccctccacccccccccccccccaccaaaaaaaaaaatgtcatttagaATTCATaataaaaatggtaaaattGACAGTTTAAATTTGTATACAGTAGCCGAAGATACGCTGTATTGCATGATTATATTATGTCCAACATCAGGAAAGTGGATTTCCACGCATTTTATTCTGTTGTATGATAGTTTTTGTATTGATAGGCCTATACCGGTACTGTAGTTGATGCGACTAGATATAGGCCAGTTACGTGTAGGGAACAACCAACTGCCATGTATTATGTGTGCTTTAACAACTAACAATGCCAAGGCAAGATCCCGCCGTTTTgatcaaaagataaaatggattttaaatttccttatcGTGCACACAGGCTGCCGATGACTTACAGCTGAAATCAACTATGTTTTAATCAATTTGAAATCTTCCTAAAATGTATGAACAAGGCAAGATCCCGCCGTTTTGATCAAAAGTTAAAAtggattttaaatttccttatcGTGCACACAGGCTGCCGatgacttacagttgaaatcaactacgTTTAATCAATTTTAAATCTTCCTAAATTGTATGATTGTAGTAAGTTGATTTCTATATAAGTCTAAGGCAGCCTGTATGttttaaggaaatttaaaatcgagtTTACCTTTTGATAAATTAGCTCAAGGCTCAAACAATTAGTGCAACTGTAATACAAGTTCATTTTCAAAGAATCATTTTCTCGTAAATTTGATAAAGTTAAAGACGTTAGTGATTTTTAAATTTAATCTGATACTGTAGCATGTTCATGGCCAATCGGACCGTCGAcacccactctctctctctctctctctctctccgagTACAtttcaaagagatttttctcctccccaccactggggaaaatctctttggtacatttttattttcatccttCAAGAAGGAAAACATCTAGATAAGACAGACAAAGCAAACAATCACAATAAGTGCACAGGGAACCTGCAGTCGACAATCGTCATTTTCTTATATGTTTTTAATACATTCGTTTCTAGGGGGGAAAATACATGATGCATGTCAAGAAAATATCAGCAGCGGAATGCAACACCGTCTGTTACTCCGTGTCAACATGCACCAAACATACTTGTACTGTTTCAAATCAATCCAGCATACCACGCTAACACATATTGCATGCTCCCGCTCCCTTTTATACCACTTGaactacattttgtacatacactgtataatgaGTACACGTTCGTGATCGTACACAGACAGGCAGCAACCTCCTTGATAACATGTgtacaatcagggaggtgaatCAACATGTACGGTCACGAGAGTACACTCCAGCACATTGTACactagtacacacacacacacacgcacacaaacacattcacaGTGCACTGTCCACCACCACGCATACGTACGGGTACATCGGCCAAAATTGCGATGCACAAGCAGCTGAACTCTGCGTGACCTCTCCTTCGCCTCGCGCACACACGTATTACGCAAGCCAGGGCAAGTTCGGACTCTCCGAAATTTTCCGAACGCTCTTCCGACAGTGCGCGGAGCCACGACCGTTAGCACAGAGCTCCGCCCACATGGGTCAAGATTCGGTCAAACTTCGATACGCTCTGTCACACAGCAGTGGAGGTCGCGCGATCAGCCAATGAAAGCCAGAGAACTTTCTGTACAGCAACGGGTGTAGTAAGTTGAACGTGCAGTTTGGACTCCCATTTCTCCCGCAGTATCGCTTCTTCCACAACCTGCAAGaattgggggtgggggaaggggggggggggaggcgtgAGGATGGTTCATTCCATCAAACAACTTTCATGCAATCATTTGATTAGAAAGTGATGAAGTGATTAATGTCTACTAATTTCCTGTTTTGGCGAGATGGAGCAAGAAGTTGTAGGGTAACAGTACACAattttatcatatcatttttttatttctggtaGTTACCATACACAATTTAGTTTAGAGTTTTTTCATAGGTGGATTTTCCTGATGAAAACATAGATTAAATTTTAAAGCCTATTAAAGGACAAacttcatcaacatcatcagcCTTGATCATGCAATATGAATTCACAtaccaaaacaaatcaaaggtGAAATGGAGTCTTAAAAACCACCACAGCAAATAGCATCAATATGGACAGTCATTCTAGAGTCATTTTCTAatctgaatttgaataaattaaATCTAACTTAGACCTGATCTGATGTTTTGAAAGTCCCCATTAAATTAACAATTAGCACTGATTTGGAGGGGGTTCCACATTCCTTTTCAAATAAACTGACTTTGAAATTGTCTAGCATATCTGCAGCCCTATTTTACTTCTCTAAAGGTTTTAATACACAGATGTTCTGGAAATGTTCCCAATCATGACTTTTATCTGTATAGATCTGTTTCTATTCGATGCCGTGCAACGCCCCATAGCCAAGTAGGCGTAGCAGCAACAATGAACCTAATACGTTTTACATACACTGCGCTCTTGTTGACTGTGATTAACATGAAAATATACCAGTGGGACTATTAAATATGACCCTTCTTACCTTCGAGAGCTGTATAATGTCGCTCTGAAGTTCTTTGACAGTGGCTTTTGTACATTCTACTTGGCACTGAATTTCGGCGTGTTGCTGCTCTAAATCTGATATGTGGATAAACGCATCAACATCATCGCAGTTCTGGCAGATGGGATCCATACTATCGCGTCCTTTGTTGGTCTGATTTCGTACTTGCTTCGTACATGACGAGACCCGTGTATCTTTAGCGTTGCCGTTTTTTACTTACAGTTGTAGATCCACGCACGACATGCGAGCGTTATGTACACAACACATGTACTTATACGTACGGCGTATCTGTCAGCTGTAATGTGCAGTTCACTGGATCTTGTatcgtgcacacacacacacacacacacacacacacacacacgcacacgcagaGCTCTAAATAGTCTAAATATTCCAGCGTTTAGTCCAACAGAGTGTACACAATACTAAAATAGGTGATCTGTTTTGCGTTGTTCCAGCTAAAATGATAGGTATATCAGATACAGTATACATGGAATTTCATCTACCATACATCAGTGCTGAAACATTGATATTTTGAATGTGTTCAATACGTAAATATGAATAACCTCAGAGTACAGTGctagtggatttttttttttttcattccacaTAGAGTGCTCAGTATACAAGACTAACTTCAGAAGAGCGACACCTCCTAACTTCGGGCCAATGAGATGCTCGAGTCCCGCATACTGCAGTGTCACACGCGTATTGTTCTCTGTAAGAGCTTGCCCCTCACTGCGGGTCGTCGCCGGGTGTTTGGGTGGTATTTACCTTTCCAAATGCAGAATATAAACAACCATCTTCTTGTGATTTTCCCTTGAACATTGCTCACGTCCCGTCTAGCTTGATCTAGATTAGATTAAAGAAATGATGCTGTTGTGAGACCAAATGTATACGTTTCCCATGTGGCTTTATTCGGAAAGTGTGCAATTCCCACTGACCACATGCAGCACCATGTCAACCCGCCTCATTGTATCCTTTTCGGGATCCGAGgaacgtttgttttgttttgttttggggttgttattgctattgttacttttttttttggagggggcggAGTGGTGCTCGTGGTTGGTTTGGTCATTAAtcaatgtccccccccccccgttcgaTTGGAAGAATCTCGGGGCTGCATTATACACTGtcatgttttctctctctctcgtgtgtgtgtgtatgtttgtgtgtgtgtgcgtttaacTTAATGCTTTTAAATACTGTAGTGTGCGTGAGTGAAGGGAagccctcatcccccccccccttccacttCGCTTGCGTTTGTTATAGACTACCAATAACTCTTGACCACCACATTCTGGTGTGAATTCATGGTCATTCACAAACTCTCATGACCATAATCATAATGCCCACTGTGTCTCGAGAGTAGGACCGGTGCAGTGCAGTGATCAaatcccacacacacacacacacacacacacacacacacacacacacacacacacacacacacatacaataataataataataaataaaacatcCCCCAGAGAAATATTTGTTGTATTCTCCCTTCATTACCTCTGCCAGcattgtctgtctgtttgtatgtttgcatAAATAATCAAAAAATTGTGAATGGATTTAGATTGAATTCAAAGTTggtaatgacacaaggaacagatgattaaattttggtagtgatctgggtCACCGTCtagattgttttgtttgtttgtttgtttgtttgttgttgtttttttttcttaaaggatTCTTTGTCATTGGCGAATTAGGGCCAACAAACCGAGGAAGTTCAAGCTCGTATTTAATGTGTTCATTACAGAGGCGCAGTGACAGGAAGCGCAAGCTAAGGAATACTTTGAgaaaatatcagaaaataaagaataatctCTAATAAAATTGCCATTGTCATCGCCATTGTCACTGAGACACTAGGAAAGGTTTCTTTATCATTGGGAAAGTGGGGAATTTTCAGAATGTGTATGGGTGGGCGTGTTGCTGGGCGGAGGTCTGTGTGCGAGCTCCGAGTGCCTTTTTAGTTTTGTCAAGTAGCCGGAATATATATTCCCAGTCTGTCCACAGTAccacatttgtcaacataaatTTACTAACGTCATCATTGCAAATTCTGCGCATGTACAAAGATCACATTGAGAactacccacccccccccccccacccactcAACCTGAGCTGTGGGATCGAAaacgagtaggcctacatgaggATGGTTGTTTGATTTGTACCAAAGTAACAATTTTTCGAGAAAATTATTAATAATTTTTATTGATCAATCATGTGAGCAAGAAGCTAAGTTTCCCACCCCATCCCATAACTTACATGCGAATGCCGCGTCTTCACAGTGTAGCTAGCCTATAAATCAGATCAGACCAAAGAGGTTCTTATAGAACCTTGCTGCCTCTTTGGATCAGACACACATTCCAATACGCGCGCGATGCGCTTATAATTGCCGGACGCACGCGCAGTAATTGATACTAGTAGTATTGCCCGTGTGTTTATGCATGGGTACAGTGTGTAGCAAGGTCGCCCTAGCggttattttcgcgaggatttaattttcgtgaattgcacGAATCAGCtgttggaccgcgaatttaacattACGCGAAAATGTTGCCCATGCGCTGGTGTAATAATGCACTTACGACAGCTTCGTGTCCATTCGCGAAatcaacatctcgcgaaaatgttcatgacctcctcatttccgaaaatatctgtaggccctacgcgaaaataacagcttagtAAGTGATCGTCCGCGGCCCGGCCCGGCCGTGTGTAACTACATGCATGCGTCATAATCATGCTGCATATCCACACGGCACTGCATATCCATATACATGCGCGCCGCTAACGGTACATGCACACACTGGGCCTGGGTCTTACACTTTTGCATAGCATGCACGCGTTATACGCCTGCCATGCCCTGGATGCATGCCCTGTCTATAAACGTTAGCTCtaaatttcattgtgaaaaaagTTTCAAAATGATCCGGAAAGTGAAACCAAGACGGTCGCTCGCAGCTTCAAAAAATAGATCTAGATTGCCAGTTCATGCTAAACCAAGGACAAGGTTGAACTCATCTCAACAGGACTGTGAGGAGGGCAATCATGGTCAAAAGAGAGCCCATTCACCAGAAGAGGACAAGAAAGAACTGCATCGTATCCACGAACGGTAATGTAATACCCGTACAcacgtaacgttaggcctacatgACATGTGTCAGTGTCACCTCTCCACTCTCGTGGACGAAAACTCTTGTTTTGACTGTTGAAGTGAAACTGGGTGCTTTCGTCAGACAGGGCTAAAAATTTAGCCATTCAATAATTGTCAGTCTAACGCGTTACTGTTAGTGCAGTGGCCTAACCATTGCATTAGATTATTGAGATTTTACAGGGTTCTCCACTGGTCTGTATATTTTATCCGGGGGCTCGTGTTCGTCGGCCTCAGCTCCGAAGTCAAATCTGCGGTTTCGCGACAGCGTCAAATTTGCGGTTTCGTGACGGCATACGTATTATAGGGCTCACAGTagtcacacccataaatatttccccatagggatgtgtgttaaaaatcaaatttcaaaaaattctgtaaaatagctgggagaaatgaggtgtttgaGCTTCATTAACCTGGAtgagtgagatataccctttcatcctaTTGACCATTTGTGTACTGAGAGACCTTCCCAGCTAGCTACTGtacatgcattcacatgcaATATGTATGGGAATGTCCCATATTACgtatttgtcccatacgtaacattaTTTCATTGCCTAATAAAAAGTATttcttttactattttttcttctttctatggTATTTAACTTCTCTAAACAATGAATTAGAACTTTCCAAAAGAGCATTCAAATAACCTtagaaatttcagaaaaaaactaaaaaaatgacctcaatttgttacgTATGGGGCATTTCATGATAGGACACGAGCTAAGatactaatttgcataatcatttgcataatccctAAATTTTGATACCAAGTTAAACTATTTGATGAACTTCTTATGTCCACATATTAATCAAATATTTGCTTTCCTctgaataaatatgaatttttataaatgtcccatacgtaacactgtgtttcacatttatgcacatgaagcccttgaaatttgcataaatttacataatatcGTTTTTTACTCcatggaaatcaaaacttcaactcataagcttcaaaatgataccaaacatgtcaatattgagcaaagatgaaattttgccttctgaggggaccttatcttggacttgccctataACATTGTTTGTTATACAAttgtaacaggagtgcactgtaccttACACAATGGCTGACCTCTCTATGTGGTGATATAGCATCTAATAAAAGACTTGAGTCCCATCAGAGTTGTGCCAACCTCTGGTAGGAGAGATGGACACCTTAttgacaaaattttcaaccaTGTCTTCAAATATGTCAATGCCTTTAGTGTCTTCACCTTTCAGACAGAGGCACCACAGCCTAAATGTAGCCATAAGGAAAATCATCTCCACACTGCCTTCTTGTGAACCCAATGAACCAGAAACCAAGGTAAATACAAATTGATATGCATTTCCATTAATTTTTAAGTTTACTAGCAATGTCTAGATAGATGTTCTGGATAAATAGAGAGAATTCACATTTACTTGTAGCAAGATTATTGTTTGATACCATGATTATAAGAATTCCTTCTGGTCACCATTTACCATTTGAATTTTAATATTATACTCAGTAAAGAGCTTTGGTacattaaagtttttttttttgttttttttgttttttttttaatctgtgtgGATGTGTTAGTATGTaattttgcattcttttaacTAGAAGATGCATCCATTCAGTCAATGTCTATGTTACATCTACTTattcaaaatgtacattttctgttttcataaaatcatttttattgttcagTCATGTCTACTTttaaagcaacaaaaacaacaacaacgttgTCAAATACCACCCCATCATAGACCACTGATATTCTCTCTATCTTCTTCAGCACTATGTCTTGAGGAAGACAAGTGATTACATCCAGTTTTTGGAAGACAAAATTTCAGAGCTGTGTGCTGCCATGCACATTGAGCCTCAGAACAGAGATAGAAATTTGTCGTTCAGTTCTTCCATCTACACCTGCATAGGTGAGTCTTATATAAAGCAGCAGTGAGAGATATATTGGCCATTAGGGTTCAACACTTACTACTTTCTCTGGTGGCCTGTTTGGGCCACTAAATGTCtttaatttttgcattttggtgCCCCctcctttccccccccccccccccaaaaaaaaaaagaaaaaaagaagaaaaaaaaaagaaaaaaaaaatgaaatgggccAAACTGTAGGCAAACATATAGCAACCCATTTTAAATCGTACTTTCCAAATTATTTTGCAAAGAGAtaacctttttggaaatttggtggcctgacttCAATTTTTAGTAGCCCCAGGCTATCAGGCTAccactacatgtattatcattatatacatatatgtataacatGCATATTATACATCTGCTTCAatataaatgaaatgtaatcaCACTGAGAAAATTTAAATGCGATATTAATTGCAGAAAGCTGTAAAGTTTGTGTTGTTCTGTGCTCCAAATGATGGGCAAATCATACTGAAGTGACAATGTGGTGATATAAACAATGCAACTATTCGAGGTGCCAAAAGGATGCTACAGTAGTTAACATATTGCAGTTCATGTTGTTAAATAATATATGATGTTAACAATTTTGGTCACATAAACATTGGATATCATTGTTAAATTCAGGTACTAAAAGTTCTTTTTTATGCCTAGTCAGATTGAAGATTagtaattttgcaaatgtgtAAATATCTGTTCAATCTTTCAATGCAGACACTTACAATCCATCATCAAATGTATCCATTTTACAGATGGAGTGCAAAAGGAAATTGCTGCCAATGTCCCTGTAAGCCTCAATGATTTGGAAGAGCTAATGAGCAATCTCAACTTTCGAATGACCAAGAGTAGAGGTTTCAGATCCAAGAGAAAGTCGTGCAGGAACAAAAGGAGCACAGGTATGAAAAAAACTCATACCTCTTGTCCCAGTGCAGAGGACGAAAACAAAAGTTTGGATGGGGCGGAGCATTTCTACCAGGAAGGGAAGGATTCACAGGAAGAAGTAGCAAAGGGAGAAAAAGGGAACTCACAAGagagtttccatggcgatgcaTCTGGAAGCAGCATGATGTGCTCTGAGAGCCCAACAGACTTGGACTCTTCCGGTGTAAGCAACATGAACACTTCCTCATCTA from Diadema setosum chromosome 1, eeDiaSeto1, whole genome shotgun sequence includes:
- the LOC140230621 gene encoding uncharacterized protein, giving the protein MDPICQNCDDVDAFIHISDLEQQHAEIQCQVECTKATVKELQSDIIQLSKVVEEAILREKWESKLRAGESGLQYAEPTEKSFQICMMLHHNPDYIHDVMNALKEKQSALQETINSMMTALEELEKT